A window from Citrus sinensis cultivar Valencia sweet orange chromosome 5, DVS_A1.0, whole genome shotgun sequence encodes these proteins:
- the LOC102630121 gene encoding protein indeterminate-domain 12-like, with translation MSNITGDAVSFSSSGNNIKNHHHHHHGEEVHQQQEQQQGLVSQFLVTNSLASSTTTATNNSSSNGSSSTTQPPPPAKRKRNLPGNPDPTAEVIALSPNSLMATNRFLCEICNKGFQRDQNLQLHRRGHNLPWKLRQRSTTEIRKRVYVCPEPSCVHHNPARALGDLTGIKKHFSRKHGEKKWKCEKCSKKYAVQSDWKAHSKTCGTKEYKCDCGTIFSRRDSFITHRAFCDALAEESQKANQGLNPQLGHVSEHISSMPINNHTENNNNPLAHHELMPMPPKPFNTMAAASIFESSNNNLQQSAAASASASLSATALLQKAAQMGATASNGSMMSSPMMHKSLVTSMAPPSFVAIPKDHQSLSAAAASMEEISLSSSAQFFSANIGHAEGSSAMNDVGMFYRFLDQNNAALMKSLEHDESNKSGNNQSVLNNGDVMTVDFMGIGGSRTRNHFQQQQSQELKFGSGINNIGQPRMQSLNHFQQQQQDVPFLN, from the exons ATGTCAAATATTACAGGTGATGCTGTTAGCTTCTCTTCATCAGgcaacaatattaaaaatcatcatcatcatcatcatggaGAAGAAGTTCATCAACAACAAGAACAACAACAAGGGCTAGTGAGTCAGTTTCTTGTTACAAATTCTTTGGCTTCAAGTACTACCACGGCAACTAATAACAGCAGCAGCAATGGCTCTAGTAGTACTACTCAGCCTCCTCCACCagctaaaagaaaaagaaatttaccaGGAAATCCAg ACCCAACAGCTGAAGTTATCGCTCTCTCACCAAACTCACTCATGGCAACAAACCGTTTCCTCTGTGAAATCTGCAACAAGGGATTCCAAAGGGACCAAAACTTGCAGCTGCATCGACGAGGCCACAACCTGCCATGGAAGCTGAGGCAAAGATCAACCACTGAGATCAGAAAGAGAGTTTACGTCTGCCCAGAACCCTCATGTGTTCACCACAACCCGGCTCGTGCACTGGGTGATCTGACGGGCATCAAGAAGCACTTTTCCAGGAAGCACGGTGAGAAAAAGTGGAAATGTGAGAAGTGCTCTAAGAAGTATGCTGTGCAGTCTGATTGGAAAGCTCATTCTAAAACCTGTGGGACTAAGGAGTACAAATGTGACTGTGGCACCATCTTTTCCAG AAGGGACAGCTTCATCACCCACAGGGCCTTCTGTGATGCTTTGGCTGAGGAGAGTCAAAAAGCTAACCAAGGATTAAACCCACAGTTAGGCCACGTCTCTGAGCATATTTCTTCAATGCCAATCAACAATCACACAGAAAATAACAACAACCCTTTAGCTCATCATGAGCTCATGCCAATGCCACCGAAGCCCTTCAACACTATGGCTGCTGCAAGCATTTTTGAAAgcagtaataataatttgcaacAATCAGCTGctgcttctgcttctgcttcGTTGTCTGCTACAGCTTTGTTGCAAAAAGCAGCCCAAATGGGAGCAACAGCTAGCAATGGCAGCATGATGAGCTCCCCGATGATGCACAAGAGTCTCGTCACAAGCATGGCACCACCTTCATTTGTTGCAATTCCGAAAGATCATCAGTCATtatcagcagcagcagcatcaATGGAGGAGATATCGCTATCGTCGTCGGCGCAGTTTTTCAGTGCAAATATTGGCCACGCTGAGGGGTCATCAGCAATGAATGACGTTGGAATGTTTTATAGATTCTTGGATCAAAACAATGCAGCACTGATGAAGAGCTTAGAGCATGACGAAAGCAATAAAAGTGGCAACAACCAAAGTGTTttgaataatggggatgtgatGACTGTTGATTTCATGGGGATTGGAGGATCAAGAACAAGAAATCATTTCCAGCAACAGCAGTCGCAAGAACTCAAGTTTGGATCAGGAATTAATAACATTGGTCAGCCAAGAATGCAAAGCTTGAACCATtttcagcagcagcagcaagatgtaccttttttaaattaa